A single Lactuca sativa cultivar Salinas chromosome 8, Lsat_Salinas_v11, whole genome shotgun sequence DNA region contains:
- the LOC111906299 gene encoding transmembrane emp24 domain-containing protein p24delta9, translated as MELPKFMFSGVLILGFLSIVAQSIRFEIESGHTKCISEDIKSNSMTVGHYSVVNPNEGQPLPDSHKFTIRVTSVYGNSYHYADHVQSGQFAFQAIEGGDYMACFFAIDHHPTIKIPIEFDWRSGLAAKDWSNVAKKGSVDAMELELKKLADFVTSIHEEMFYLREREHDMQELNNKTNSRMALLSFLSLFVCLSVAGLQVWHLKSFFEKKKLI; from the exons ATGGAGCTACCAAAATTTATGTTCTCTGGCGTTCTAATCTTAGGGTTTCTATCCATCGTCGCACAATCCATCCGTTTCGAGATCGAATCAGGCCATACAAAATGCATATCGGAAGACATCAAAAGCAATTCTATGACAGTCGGTCACTACTCCGTAGTTAATCCCAACGAAGGACAGCCATTACCTGACTCCCACAAATTCACTATCAGG GTGACTTCGGTGTACGGGAACTCCTATCACTACGCCGATCATGTACAGTCGGGACAGTTTGCATTTCAGGCCATTGAGGGAGGGGATTACATGGCATGCTTTTTTGCCATCGATCATCATCCCACCATTAAAATTCCTATCGAGTTCGATTGGAGATCTGGCTTGGCTGCTAAAGATTGGTCTAATGTAGCCAAAAAAGGTTCTGTAGAT GCAATGGAGTTGGAGCTAAAGAAGCTTGCAGACTTCGTGACTTCCATTCATGAAGAGATGTTTTATCTCCGAGAAAG GGAACATGATATGCAAGAGCTTAACAACAAGACAAATTCAAGAATGGCGTTATTGAGTTTTCTTTCACTGTTCGTCTGCTTGTCAGTTGCAGGTTTGCAAGTATGGCATTTGAAGTCATTTTTTGAAAAGAAGAAGCTCATTTAG
- the LOC111906297 gene encoding integrin-linked protein kinase 1 isoform X2 → MIELLKSYGGLSYGQNGSHFEPRPVPPPLPNKCDWEIDPVELDFTNSHMIGKGSFGEIVRASWRGTPVAVKRILPSLSDDKLVIQDFRHEVNLLVKLRHPNIVQFLGAVTAKKPLMLITEYLRGGDLHQCLKEKGALSPTTAINFALDIARGMAYLHNEPNVIVHRDLKPRNVLLVNTNADHLKVGDFGLSKLIRVQNSHDIYKMTGETGSYRYMAPEVFKHRKYDKKVDVFSFAMILFEMIEGEPPLSNFEAYEAAKYVAEGNRPAFRAKGYTPELKELIENCWAADMNKRPSFLEILKKLEKIKETIHPDHHWHLFN, encoded by the exons ATGATTGAGTTACTAAAGTCTTATGGTGGCCTATCATAT GGCCAAAATGGAAGCCATTTTGAACCAAGACCTGTCCCACCACCTCTCCCAAATAAGTGTGACTGGGAAATTGATCCTGTTGAGCTGGACTTCACAAACTCACACATGATAGGAAAG GGTTCCTTTGGTGAAATTGTGAGAGCAAGTTGGCGTGGAACACCAGTAGCTGTAAAACGTATACTTCCAAGTCTCTCAGATGACAAATTGGTGAT TCAGGACTTCAGGCATGAGGTCAATTTGCTGGTCAAACTTCGCCACCCTAATATAGTGCAATTTCTTGGAGCTGTTACTGCAAAGAAGCCATTAATGCTGATAACCGAGTATCTACGAGgg GGTGATCTTCACCAGTGCTTAAAGGAGAAGGGTGCACTAAGTCCAACAACAGCTATAAACTTTGCTTTAGACATTGCAAG AGGAATGGCTTATCTTCATAATGAGCCTAATGTCATTGTTCATAGGGATCTAAAACCAAG GAATGTTCTTTTAGTGAACACCAATGCAGATCATCTAAAAGTTGGAGACTTTGGACTTAGCAAACTCATCAGGGTTCAAAATTCTCATGATATTTATAAAATGACTGGAGAAACTGGAAGCT ATCGTTACATGGCTCCTGAAGTCTTTAAGCACAGAAAATATGACAAAAAAGTCGATGTCTTCTCTTTTGCGATGATATTATTTGag ATGATTGAGGGTGAGCCACCATTATCAAATTTTGAAGCTTATGAAGCAGCAAAATATGTAGCAGAAGGAAACAGACCTGCATTTAGAGCAAAAGGTTACACCCCTGAATTGAAAGA GTTGATCGAGAATTGTTGGGCAGCAGATATGAACAAGAGACCTTCTTTTTTGGAAATTTTAAAGAAGCTTGAAAAAATTAAGGAAACAATACACCCAGATCATCATTGGCATCTTTTTAATTAG
- the LOC111906297 gene encoding integrin-linked protein kinase 1 isoform X1, with the protein MSGSEGSSGHSAGDAPVPAPAVGKKRDKAKVSRTSLILWHAHQNDPAAVRKLLEEDQSLVQARDYDNRTPLHVASLHGWIEVAKCLIEYGADVNAQDRWKNTPLADAEGARKHNMIELLKSYGGLSYGQNGSHFEPRPVPPPLPNKCDWEIDPVELDFTNSHMIGKGSFGEIVRASWRGTPVAVKRILPSLSDDKLVIQDFRHEVNLLVKLRHPNIVQFLGAVTAKKPLMLITEYLRGGDLHQCLKEKGALSPTTAINFALDIARGMAYLHNEPNVIVHRDLKPRNVLLVNTNADHLKVGDFGLSKLIRVQNSHDIYKMTGETGSYRYMAPEVFKHRKYDKKVDVFSFAMILFEMIEGEPPLSNFEAYEAAKYVAEGNRPAFRAKGYTPELKELIENCWAADMNKRPSFLEILKKLEKIKETIHPDHHWHLFN; encoded by the exons ATGAGTGGGAGCGAAGGAAGCTCTGGACATTCAGCCGGAGATGCGCCAGTGCCGGCGCCGGCGGTGGGGAAGAAGAGGGATAAGGCCAAAGTGAGCCGAACGTCGTTGATACTGTGGCACGCTCACCAGAACGATCCAGCTGCCGTGAGAAAGCTATTGGAGGAAGATCAGTCTTTGGTTCAAGCCAGGGATTATGATAATCGAACTCCGCTTCATGTTGCTTCGCTTCATGGATGGATCGAAGTTGCTAAATGCTTGATTGAGTACGGTGCCGACGTTAACGCGCAAGATCGCTGGAAAAACACG CCTCTAGCTGATGCAGAAGGAGCTAGAAAACATAACATGATTGAGTTACTAAAGTCTTATGGTGGCCTATCATAT GGCCAAAATGGAAGCCATTTTGAACCAAGACCTGTCCCACCACCTCTCCCAAATAAGTGTGACTGGGAAATTGATCCTGTTGAGCTGGACTTCACAAACTCACACATGATAGGAAAG GGTTCCTTTGGTGAAATTGTGAGAGCAAGTTGGCGTGGAACACCAGTAGCTGTAAAACGTATACTTCCAAGTCTCTCAGATGACAAATTGGTGAT TCAGGACTTCAGGCATGAGGTCAATTTGCTGGTCAAACTTCGCCACCCTAATATAGTGCAATTTCTTGGAGCTGTTACTGCAAAGAAGCCATTAATGCTGATAACCGAGTATCTACGAGgg GGTGATCTTCACCAGTGCTTAAAGGAGAAGGGTGCACTAAGTCCAACAACAGCTATAAACTTTGCTTTAGACATTGCAAG AGGAATGGCTTATCTTCATAATGAGCCTAATGTCATTGTTCATAGGGATCTAAAACCAAG GAATGTTCTTTTAGTGAACACCAATGCAGATCATCTAAAAGTTGGAGACTTTGGACTTAGCAAACTCATCAGGGTTCAAAATTCTCATGATATTTATAAAATGACTGGAGAAACTGGAAGCT ATCGTTACATGGCTCCTGAAGTCTTTAAGCACAGAAAATATGACAAAAAAGTCGATGTCTTCTCTTTTGCGATGATATTATTTGag ATGATTGAGGGTGAGCCACCATTATCAAATTTTGAAGCTTATGAAGCAGCAAAATATGTAGCAGAAGGAAACAGACCTGCATTTAGAGCAAAAGGTTACACCCCTGAATTGAAAGA GTTGATCGAGAATTGTTGGGCAGCAGATATGAACAAGAGACCTTCTTTTTTGGAAATTTTAAAGAAGCTTGAAAAAATTAAGGAAACAATACACCCAGATCATCATTGGCATCTTTTTAATTAG
- the LOC111906298 gene encoding rhamnogalacturonan I rhamnosyltransferase 1: protein MDVRSENSSVQVVRWAKLPGQVIQRTRLQVWFIRICSSILIWTCLVQLVAVGELWHPKLFTRFLNGFETFPTPPPAPPPLPPPRNYISNGFLKVSCNGGLNQMRAAICDMVTVARLLNLTLVVPELDKTSFWADPSDFEDIFDVGHFIESLRDEVRIVKRLPKRFSRKYGFQPLEMPPVSWSSEKYYLEQILPLFSKHKVIHFNRTDTRLANNGLPQDLQKLRCRVNFQALKFTPSIEALGNKLVQILQEQGPFMALHLRYEMDMLAFSGCTHGCTIEEAEELKRLRYAFPWWREKEIVSEERRSQGLCPLTPEEATLILQALGFEQNTQIYIASGEIYGSEKRLEMLRATFPRIVKKETLLDREELRQFQNHSSQMAALDFMVSVASNIYVPSYDGNMAKLVEGHRRYFGFKKTVRLNRRRLVELIDLHQNGTISWNEFSNAVKSSHEERMGQPNHRVMIAEKPKEEDYFYANPEECFCEMTNSSLELKKP, encoded by the exons ATGGATGTTAGATCTGAGAACAGTAGTGTACAGGTGGTGAGATGGGCGAAGTTACCAGGGCAAGTGATCCAAAGAACAAGATTACAAGTGTGGTTCATTAGGATTTGTTCCAGCATTTTGATCTGGACTTGTCTTGTTCAACTTGTCGCTGTTGGTGAGCTTTGGCATCCCAAATTGTTCACCAGATTTTTAAATGGCTTCGAAACCTTCCCAACACCACCACCAGCGCCACCACCTCTGCCACCTCCAA GGAATTACATAAGCAACGGGTTTCTTAAAGTTTCATGTAACGGTGGCTTAAATCAAATGAGAGCTGCG ATATGTGACATGGTGACAGTTGCACGTCTTTTAAATCTCACTCTGGTTGTTCCAGAGCTGGATAAGACATCTTTCTGGGCTGATCCTAG TGATTTTGAGGACATTTTTGACGTGGGCCATTTCATTGAATCACTAAGAGATGAAGTCCGGATTGTTAAAAGGTTGCCAAAGAGGTTTAGCAGGAAATACGGATTCCAACCATTAGAAATGCCACCTGTCAGTTGGTCAAGTGAAAAGTATTACCTTGAACag ATTCTACCACTTTTTAGCAAGCATAAAGTCATACACTTCAATCGAACAGATACACGATTAGCAAACAATGGACTTCCTCAAGATCTTCAAAAACTCAGATGTCGTGTCAATTTCCAAGCCCTAAAGTTCACACCTTCAATCGAGGCTCTTGGGAATAAATTAGTGCAAATTCTTCAAGAACAAGGACCGTTTATGGCATTACACTTAAGATATGAAATGGACATGTTGGCCTTTTCAGGTTGCACACATGGTTGCACCATTGAAGAAGCTGAAGAACTCAAACGGCTTAG GTATGCGTTTCCATGGTGGAGAGAGAAGGAGATAGTGTCTGAAGAGAGGAGATCACAAGGTCTTTGTCCTCTTACACCTGAAGAGGCAACTTTGATTCTACAAGCACttggttttgagcaaaacacacaaatataCATTGCATCGGGTGAAATTTATGGAAGTGAAAAAAGACTCGAAATGCTAAGGGCTACATTTCCACGGATT GTCAAGAAAGAAACTTTATTAGATAGAGAAGAGTTGAGACAATTCCAAAATCATTCATCTCAAATGGCAGCTCTTGATTTCATGGTGTCAGTTGCTAGTAACATTTATGTTCCATCTTATGATGGAAACATGGCAAAGCTTGTTGAAGGTCATAGAAG GTACTTTGGATTCAAGAAAACTGTGAGATTAAACAGAAGAAGACTTGTGGAATTGATAGATTTACATCAAAATGGGACAATATCATGGAATGAGTTTTCAAATGCTGTGAAATCATCACATGAGGAAAGAATGGGACAACCAAATCATCGTGTGATGATTGCAGAAAAACCAAAAGAAGAAGACTATTTTTATGCGAATCCTGAAGAGTGCTTCTGTGAGATGACAAATTCTAGTCTTGAATTGAAGAAGCCATGA